One genomic region from Spirosoma sp. KCTC 42546 encodes:
- the purU gene encoding formyltetrahydrofolate deformylase, translating to MALPDKHILLMDGPDSKGLIYHVTGVLFRHNLNIIHNDEYVSPSGRFFMRTEFEAGVAHDMFDSASLLHELKTTLPDSANQSEITFRLNPKRKKNIVVMVTKEHHCLGELLIRYAFDELDADILAVVSNYNLLQPLVSKFGIPFHYISHEGRTREEHEEAILRTMAIYEPEYVVLAKYMRVLTAGFVNHFPNRIINIHHSFLPAFIGANPYRQAYERGVKIIGATAHFVNNDLDEGPIIAQNVKEVDHRHTAADMATEGKDVEKIVLSQALKLVFNDRVFISGNRAIVL from the coding sequence ATGGCGCTTCCTGACAAACATATATTACTTATGGATGGCCCCGATAGTAAGGGCCTGATTTACCACGTAACGGGCGTACTATTCCGGCATAACTTAAATATCATCCATAATGATGAGTACGTTAGTCCGTCAGGCCGTTTCTTCATGCGTACTGAATTTGAGGCCGGAGTCGCGCACGACATGTTTGATAGTGCATCTTTACTACATGAATTAAAAACCACATTGCCCGATTCAGCAAATCAGTCTGAAATTACGTTTCGACTGAATCCCAAGCGTAAGAAAAATATTGTCGTGATGGTGACTAAAGAACACCATTGCCTTGGCGAATTACTGATTCGGTACGCGTTTGATGAACTAGACGCTGATATTCTGGCCGTTGTGAGTAACTACAATCTGCTGCAGCCCTTAGTCAGCAAGTTTGGCATTCCATTTCACTACATTTCTCATGAAGGCCGAACCCGTGAAGAACATGAGGAAGCCATTCTGCGAACAATGGCTATTTATGAACCCGAATATGTGGTTTTAGCTAAATATATGCGGGTGCTCACGGCTGGTTTTGTGAATCATTTCCCGAATCGGATTATTAACATTCACCATTCATTTTTGCCCGCCTTTATTGGCGCAAATCCGTACCGGCAGGCCTACGAGCGGGGTGTTAAAATCATCGGAGCTACGGCTCATTTCGTAAATAACGACTTAGACGAAGGGCCAATTATTGCCCAGAATGTAAAGGAAGTGGATCATCGACACACTGCTGCCGATATGGCAACGGAGGGGAAAGATGTAGAAAAAATTGTCTTGTCGCAGGCGTTGAAACTGGTTTTTAACGATCGGGTATTTATCTCCGGTAACCGGGCCATTGTCTTGTAA
- a CDS encoding helix-turn-helix domain-containing protein, which yields MNPSVMDYQALKNLVKRGEGSSLEFKLKTNHPEKIIRGVVAFANTNGGIMLIGVGDDKKILGLKYADEDEYLLVRAINKFCFPRISYTIDRVQLYDEREVLVIRVPRSPTRPHYIIPDPAEPDNKKVYVRVADKSVQASREVREILKGEQAERDIRFSYGEKEHKLMQHLGEHDSITVDLFANIAGISRRIASRTLVLLVLANVLEIHPSDIVDQYTPRAIQ from the coding sequence ATGAACCCATCGGTTATGGACTATCAAGCGCTCAAGAACCTGGTTAAACGGGGAGAGGGTAGCAGTTTAGAGTTCAAGCTGAAAACAAATCATCCCGAGAAAATAATCCGGGGCGTGGTCGCTTTCGCTAATACAAACGGAGGAATCATGCTGATCGGTGTCGGCGACGACAAGAAGATCCTGGGATTGAAATATGCCGATGAGGACGAATACCTGCTCGTCCGGGCTATTAATAAATTTTGTTTTCCCCGAATTTCCTACACTATTGACCGGGTACAACTCTACGACGAACGGGAAGTTCTCGTGATACGTGTGCCCCGAAGCCCAACCCGTCCTCATTATATTATTCCCGATCCGGCAGAACCGGACAACAAAAAGGTGTACGTGCGCGTGGCTGATAAATCGGTGCAGGCCAGCCGTGAAGTGCGCGAGATTTTGAAAGGCGAGCAAGCCGAACGCGACATCCGCTTCAGCTATGGCGAGAAAGAACATAAGCTCATGCAGCACCTTGGCGAACACGACAGTATTACGGTTGACCTATTCGCGAATATTGCCGGCATTTCGCGCCGTATTGCCTCCCGAACGCTTGTGTTGCTCGTACTAGCGAATGTTCTTGAGATTCACCCGAGCGATATAGTGGATCAATACACTCCCAGGGCCATTCAGTAG
- a CDS encoding sterol desaturase family protein, with amino-acid sequence MLVNVALVLGTFGFMEGVAWFTHKYVMHGFLWSWHRDHHNHHNGFFEINDLFAVVFSLTAISLILIGVEFPEWQFLAWIGAGVTLYGFFYFVFHDVIVHRRVKLKVDTSGRYMQRIMRAHYIHHKVHTREGAEAFGFLYAPKKYDRAVKSKKPETESKSL; translated from the coding sequence ATGCTGGTAAACGTTGCGCTTGTTTTAGGGACGTTCGGTTTTATGGAAGGCGTTGCCTGGTTTACACACAAGTATGTCATGCATGGCTTTTTGTGGAGTTGGCATCGCGACCATCACAACCATCACAACGGTTTTTTTGAAATCAACGATTTATTTGCCGTTGTGTTTAGCCTGACCGCTATTAGTTTGATTCTTATTGGTGTCGAATTTCCAGAATGGCAATTTCTGGCCTGGATTGGAGCTGGCGTTACGCTTTACGGTTTCTTCTATTTCGTTTTCCACGACGTCATTGTTCATCGGCGCGTAAAGTTGAAAGTTGATACCAGCGGGCGGTACATGCAACGTATTATGCGGGCGCATTACATTCACCACAAAGTACATACTCGGGAAGGTGCCGAAGCATTCGGTTTCCTGTATGCGCCAAAAAAATATGACCGGGCCGTAAAAAGTAAAAAGCCCGAGACGGAATCGAAATCATTGTAA
- a CDS encoding anhydro-N-acetylmuramic acid kinase, with protein MNAQIQQLYHIAQKPTRRIIGLMSGTSLDGLDVALCRISGAGPTTQVILERFSTVPYDEELKADIRTIFAKTEIEFEHLCLLNPYIGRLHGQMILDCLRNWAIEPEAVDIVASHGQTVYHAPKSQHQRDKFPNATLQIGDGDHVAAITGVITVSDFRQKHVAHGGEGAPLAVYGDYFMFSKKDENRLLLNMGGIANFTYLPADEDAGSVFTTDTGPGNTILDAYARKLLNKPYDEDGKLAAQGKVNPILLNALKTNPFFDAPFPKTTGPEVFNMAYVEEAQNRSRTTDLSDADLMVTLVQFSAETIVDAIRRVMHSSETYSVYMSGGGMHNPVLTASLKQLLPNCTFSITDELGISGDAKEAVLFAVLANESLAGGNTSFGNRQGVPSVTMGKVSFPR; from the coding sequence ATGAACGCTCAAATTCAGCAACTATATCACATTGCTCAGAAGCCCACACGCCGAATTATTGGCCTTATGTCGGGTACCTCACTCGATGGCCTTGACGTAGCCTTATGCCGAATTTCAGGTGCCGGACCAACTACTCAAGTCATACTAGAACGCTTTTCTACTGTGCCTTATGATGAAGAGCTGAAAGCTGATATCCGAACAATCTTTGCCAAGACCGAAATTGAATTTGAGCACCTATGTTTGCTAAATCCATATATCGGCCGGTTACATGGGCAGATGATTCTCGATTGCCTGCGTAACTGGGCTATTGAACCTGAAGCCGTCGACATTGTTGCCAGCCACGGCCAAACGGTCTATCATGCCCCCAAAAGTCAGCACCAGCGTGATAAGTTCCCGAATGCTACCCTCCAGATTGGCGATGGTGACCATGTTGCCGCCATCACCGGTGTGATAACAGTTAGCGATTTTCGTCAGAAACATGTTGCTCACGGTGGCGAAGGAGCTCCCTTAGCTGTTTATGGAGACTATTTTATGTTCTCAAAAAAGGACGAAAATCGCCTTCTGCTTAATATGGGCGGTATTGCTAACTTCACCTACTTACCTGCCGATGAGGATGCGGGGAGTGTATTTACAACCGATACGGGACCGGGGAATACAATTTTAGATGCTTATGCCCGAAAATTGTTGAACAAGCCTTATGATGAAGATGGTAAACTGGCCGCTCAGGGTAAGGTGAACCCGATTTTGCTCAACGCTCTAAAAACAAACCCTTTTTTCGACGCGCCATTCCCAAAAACAACAGGTCCTGAAGTGTTTAATATGGCTTACGTTGAAGAAGCTCAAAATCGCAGCCGAACCACCGATTTATCAGATGCCGATTTAATGGTCACCCTGGTCCAGTTCAGTGCCGAAACCATAGTTGATGCTATTCGGCGCGTGATGCATTCTAGCGAGACATACAGTGTCTATATGAGTGGCGGAGGCATGCACAACCCTGTACTGACGGCTTCACTAAAGCAATTGTTGCCTAACTGTACCTTTAGCATCACCGATGAGCTCGGTATCAGTGGTGATGCTAAAGAAGCCGTTTTATTTGCCGTGTTGGCTAATGAAAGTCTGGCCGGAGGAAACACGTCATTTGGCAACAGGCAGGGCGTGCCAAGCGTGACGATGGGAAAAGTTAGTTTTCCCCGTTAG
- a CDS encoding DEAD/DEAH box helicase: MEITSFEQFELNRQLLNAVAELGYTEPTPIQQQTIPLSLGNHDVLGIAQTGTGKTAAYLLPLLMKIKYAQGTAPRALILAPTRELVMQINEAVSELGKYTGLRHLALYGGLGPKTQIETLRKGVDLLVATPGRFMDLYRLGEIVTKDIRTLVLDEADKMMDMGFMPQIRSILEIIPTKRQNLLFSATFGGRVERLSAEFLEAPVKVEVTPQASTAEMVSQVIYEVPNFRTKINLLDYLINKDAFQRVIIFARTKSTAENIYKFLARKVVETDKIRVIHANKGQNTRINAMDAFKEGNVQVLVATDVAARGIDVAEVSHVINFDLPLIYEDYVHRIGRTGRANHTGTAITFLTTAEEYHVQKIERIIRMTIPREPLPANVEVTETPFDEQQAMLREIDEQRRKDNPEFLGAFHDKKAKNLPPGKARSIAEAKEAGVKKPFSRKPGPRPGGSSHKVGGAKRSGPRGGRR, translated from the coding sequence ATGGAAATCACCTCTTTTGAGCAGTTCGAGTTGAACCGTCAGCTACTTAATGCTGTGGCGGAACTCGGCTATACAGAACCAACCCCCATTCAGCAGCAAACTATTCCGCTGAGCTTGGGTAATCATGACGTGCTGGGCATTGCCCAAACCGGCACAGGAAAAACGGCGGCTTACTTACTACCGCTGCTCATGAAAATTAAGTACGCACAAGGTACTGCTCCTCGCGCGCTCATTCTGGCCCCAACGCGTGAATTAGTCATGCAGATTAATGAAGCGGTAAGTGAGTTAGGCAAATATACTGGCTTGCGCCATCTGGCACTTTACGGCGGTCTGGGTCCTAAAACGCAAATTGAAACACTTCGCAAAGGAGTCGATTTACTAGTTGCTACACCTGGGCGATTTATGGATCTGTACCGGCTTGGCGAGATCGTCACAAAAGATATTCGTACACTGGTGCTCGACGAAGCTGACAAAATGATGGATATGGGCTTTATGCCCCAAATCCGGTCAATCTTGGAGATTATTCCAACAAAACGGCAAAACTTGCTCTTTTCAGCAACATTCGGTGGACGTGTTGAACGGCTATCGGCTGAGTTTCTGGAAGCGCCAGTCAAAGTAGAAGTAACTCCACAGGCATCAACTGCCGAAATGGTGAGTCAGGTAATTTATGAAGTGCCAAATTTTCGCACGAAAATTAATCTCCTGGATTATCTGATTAATAAAGATGCCTTCCAACGGGTTATCATTTTTGCCCGAACGAAAAGCACTGCAGAGAACATCTATAAATTTCTGGCACGTAAAGTGGTAGAGACCGATAAGATCAGGGTTATTCATGCCAATAAAGGCCAGAATACACGGATCAATGCCATGGATGCGTTTAAAGAAGGGAACGTGCAGGTGCTGGTAGCTACAGACGTGGCCGCCAGAGGCATTGATGTGGCCGAAGTGAGTCATGTTATCAATTTCGATTTACCGCTGATCTACGAAGACTATGTGCACCGGATTGGTCGGACTGGTCGAGCTAATCATACGGGAACGGCTATTACGTTTCTGACTACGGCAGAGGAGTATCATGTGCAGAAAATTGAACGAATTATCCGCATGACTATTCCCAGGGAACCGCTCCCGGCTAATGTTGAGGTTACAGAAACTCCGTTTGATGAACAACAGGCAATGCTTCGGGAAATTGATGAGCAACGCCGAAAAGATAATCCAGAGTTTCTGGGCGCTTTTCATGACAAGAAAGCAAAAAATCTACCCCCCGGAAAAGCCAGATCAATAGCCG
- a CDS encoding DUF2795 domain-containing protein has protein sequence MYWTLELASYLEDAPWPATKDELIDYSIRSGAPLEVVENLQELEDDGQPYESIEEIWPDYPTKDDFFFNEDEY, from the coding sequence ATGTACTGGACACTCGAACTGGCATCCTATCTGGAAGATGCCCCCTGGCCTGCCACCAAAGACGAACTGATTGACTATTCAATTCGCTCAGGTGCCCCCCTCGAAGTAGTTGAAAACTTACAGGAGCTCGAAGACGATGGGCAACCCTATGAGAGCATCGAAGAAATCTGGCCGGATTATCCAACCAAAGATGATTTCTTTTTCAACGAAGACGAATATTGA
- a CDS encoding isoaspartyl peptidase/L-asparaginase family protein has translation MVNRRRFLTLSSLAGLLPSLSFGSTESVDITNGTNSQVDFTTNEAPLLSTPLVISTWKQPKANAAAQAVLDRGGRALDAVEAGVKVPEADPEDMSVGYGGRPDRDGHVTLDACIMDEKGNAGSVTFLEHIMHPISVARAVMEKTPHVMLSGEGALTFALSQGFKKENLLTKKAEKEWREWLKTAKYKPIANIERHDTIGMLAIDDKGNISGACTTSGLAYKMRGRVGDSPIIGAGLFVDNEIGGACATGLGELVMRTCGAFLVVELMRQGHTPQQACEEAASRIIRKQDYKDIQVGFLAVNKKGEHGAYSIQPGFNYTLSTQKKTEVTDAKSYLK, from the coding sequence ATGGTAAATCGACGCCGTTTTTTAACTCTCAGCTCGCTGGCCGGGCTACTCCCCTCGCTATCATTCGGTTCTACTGAATCAGTTGACATTACTAATGGCACCAATAGCCAAGTTGACTTCACTACAAATGAAGCCCCTTTACTTAGTACCCCTCTCGTCATTTCAACCTGGAAACAACCTAAGGCCAATGCAGCCGCCCAGGCCGTATTAGATCGGGGTGGGCGGGCATTGGACGCGGTAGAAGCAGGCGTGAAAGTTCCTGAAGCCGATCCAGAAGACATGAGCGTCGGGTACGGAGGTCGTCCTGATCGGGATGGGCATGTAACGCTTGATGCCTGTATCATGGATGAGAAAGGCAATGCGGGGTCTGTTACGTTTCTGGAGCATATTATGCACCCAATTTCGGTAGCGCGGGCGGTTATGGAAAAAACACCGCACGTGATGCTCAGTGGCGAAGGAGCCCTAACCTTTGCGCTCTCTCAGGGGTTTAAAAAGGAAAATCTGCTCACGAAAAAAGCGGAGAAAGAATGGCGAGAATGGCTAAAAACAGCCAAATACAAACCCATCGCCAATATCGAACGACACGACACGATTGGTATGCTGGCCATTGATGATAAAGGCAACATCTCAGGCGCTTGTACCACCAGTGGACTAGCGTACAAAATGCGGGGTCGTGTGGGTGACTCACCTATTATTGGTGCGGGCCTGTTTGTCGATAATGAAATTGGTGGGGCCTGTGCCACCGGGCTAGGCGAATTAGTTATGCGAACCTGTGGCGCATTCCTGGTGGTCGAATTAATGCGTCAGGGGCACACCCCTCAACAAGCTTGTGAAGAAGCCGCTTCACGAATTATAAGAAAACAAGATTATAAAGATATACAGGTTGGCTTTCTAGCTGTAAATAAGAAAGGTGAGCACGGAGCCTATAGTATTCAGCCGGGATTTAACTATACGTTATCAACGCAAAAAAAGACAGAGGTTACCGACGCAAAGTCATATTTGAAATAA
- a CDS encoding glycosyltransferase has protein sequence MESVFSTSKRKLLLEIAWEVCNQVGGIYTVIRSKVPAMVEKWDDNYVALGPYFPQRSAAEFEPITEPDETEIGQTVRKMRELGYTVEYGYWLVTGRPRVVLFDLNSIGIDQLNQIKTQLWLNHQLSTLNVEDLVNQTIIFGEMVRIFITLLAEDHARRVDFVAHFHEWMASTGLPDLRRDNVKVATVFTTHATMLGRYLAQNEPGFYGKLPFFDWKREAQHYGIETQATVERLAALQSHVFTTVSDVTARECEVFLGRNPDLVLPNGLNVTRFAAVHEFQNLHVRYKQKIHEFIMGHFFQSYSFDLEKTLYFFTSGRFEFSNKGYDLTLEALARLNHRMREANMDTTVVMFMVTKQPYTSINPDVLHSRALLDEIQETCESIEKQVGERLFQAAASNTQSTTLPDLNSFVDEYWRLRLRRTVQSWKTKHLPPFVTHNLVQEDDMTRFIQKANLVNNEYDRVKIVYHPDFIASTNPLFGLDYSQFVRGCHLGVFPSYYEPWGYTPLECVVRGIPTVTSDQSGFGDFIMQIMRDYENRGIYVINRRTQSFNEAADQLADVLYRFVRMAQRDRIKQRNRVESIADVFDWSSLRSYYDTAHDLALKRKKP, from the coding sequence TTGGAATCGGTATTTTCAACATCGAAGCGGAAGCTCCTACTCGAAATAGCCTGGGAGGTGTGTAATCAGGTAGGTGGAATTTATACGGTTATCCGGTCGAAAGTGCCAGCGATGGTCGAAAAGTGGGATGATAACTACGTGGCACTGGGGCCCTACTTCCCCCAACGGTCTGCCGCTGAATTTGAACCCATTACCGAACCCGACGAAACAGAAATTGGGCAAACGGTTCGTAAAATGCGGGAATTGGGCTATACAGTTGAGTATGGTTATTGGCTTGTTACGGGTCGCCCGCGTGTTGTCCTGTTCGATCTTAACAGCATTGGTATTGATCAGTTGAACCAAATAAAAACACAGCTTTGGTTAAATCATCAACTCTCAACACTCAACGTTGAGGACCTTGTCAATCAGACAATTATCTTCGGTGAAATGGTGCGGATTTTTATCACGCTGCTAGCCGAAGATCATGCCCGACGTGTTGATTTCGTCGCTCATTTCCACGAATGGATGGCCAGCACGGGTTTGCCTGATCTGCGTCGTGATAACGTTAAAGTGGCCACTGTCTTTACCACCCACGCCACCATGCTTGGGCGTTATCTTGCCCAAAACGAGCCTGGATTTTACGGTAAACTCCCATTTTTTGATTGGAAGCGTGAAGCCCAGCACTATGGCATTGAAACACAGGCTACGGTTGAGCGGCTAGCGGCTTTACAGTCGCACGTTTTCACTACCGTCAGCGATGTAACAGCACGTGAATGCGAGGTATTTCTGGGTCGAAACCCCGACCTCGTTTTGCCCAATGGACTGAACGTCACTCGGTTTGCTGCTGTTCATGAATTCCAGAATCTGCACGTTCGATATAAACAGAAAATCCATGAGTTTATCATGGGCCACTTTTTCCAGAGCTATTCATTCGACCTGGAAAAAACGCTATACTTCTTTACCTCAGGCCGTTTCGAGTTTTCTAACAAGGGATATGATCTTACGCTCGAAGCTCTTGCCCGTCTGAATCACCGGATGCGTGAAGCCAATATGGACACAACAGTTGTTATGTTCATGGTTACCAAACAGCCATATACATCCATCAATCCCGATGTACTTCACTCCCGTGCGTTGCTTGATGAAATCCAGGAGACTTGCGAAAGTATTGAAAAACAAGTAGGTGAGCGCCTGTTCCAGGCAGCGGCTTCGAACACGCAGAGCACAACCTTGCCTGATTTAAACAGCTTTGTGGATGAGTATTGGCGGCTTCGCCTTCGGCGGACCGTTCAAAGCTGGAAAACAAAACATCTCCCTCCTTTTGTAACCCATAATCTGGTGCAGGAGGATGATATGACCCGGTTTATCCAGAAAGCAAACCTGGTCAATAATGAATACGACCGGGTTAAAATCGTTTATCACCCCGATTTCATAGCATCTACAAACCCATTGTTTGGCCTGGATTACAGCCAGTTTGTACGGGGGTGCCACCTGGGCGTATTCCCAAGCTATTACGAGCCCTGGGGCTATACTCCTCTGGAATGCGTTGTCCGCGGTATCCCAACCGTTACAAGCGACCAGTCGGGCTTTGGTGATTTCATCATGCAAATCATGCGCGACTACGAAAATCGGGGTATTTACGTGATCAATCGGCGGACACAGTCATTCAACGAAGCCGCGGACCAGTTAGCTGATGTACTTTACCGTTTTGTAAGAATGGCCCAGCGCGACCGCATCAAGCAACGTAACCGGGTTGAAAGCATTGCCGATGTGTTCGACTGGAGCAGTTTACGTTCCTACTACGACACGGCGCACGACTTGGCTTTGAAACGAAAGAAACCTTAA
- the mog gene encoding molybdopterin adenylyltransferase yields the protein MIKIGIINVSDRASAGVYEDIPGKAVVSLLTDWLTCQWEPVYRVIPDEQDQLEATLIELADVEGCCLVVTTGGTGPALRDVTPEATEAVCQKMMPGFGELMRQESLKYVPTAILSRQTAGIRNQTLMLNLPGKPTAIGQCLSVVFPAIPYCIDLIGGPFLTTDADKMKVFRPKS from the coding sequence ATGATTAAAATCGGCATTATCAATGTTTCGGATCGCGCTAGTGCGGGTGTTTATGAAGACATTCCGGGCAAGGCGGTTGTTAGCTTATTGACGGATTGGCTCACCTGTCAATGGGAACCTGTGTATCGCGTTATTCCCGATGAACAGGATCAACTCGAAGCCACATTAATCGAACTGGCCGACGTAGAAGGTTGCTGTCTGGTCGTAACGACAGGGGGTACCGGTCCCGCTCTACGCGACGTTACACCGGAAGCCACCGAAGCTGTTTGCCAGAAAATGATGCCCGGTTTTGGCGAGTTGATGCGTCAGGAAAGCCTTAAATACGTTCCTACAGCCATTTTATCACGCCAAACGGCGGGTATCCGTAACCAGACACTGATGCTTAATTTGCCGGGAAAACCAACCGCCATAGGTCAATGCCTGTCGGTTGTTTTCCCGGCGATACCCTACTGCATTGACCTGATTGGCGGACCTTTTCTGACTACAGATGCCGATAAGATGAAGGTATTTCGGCCAAAAAGCTAA
- a CDS encoding copper homeostasis protein CutC: MLIEVCAYSLDSCLTAQRAGAGRVELCGGLAEGGTTPSAGLIQLVRQHLTIPFYVMIRPRGGDFFYTETELAVMKADILMAKTLEADGVVLGILQPDGQVNEAQTRELVELAHPLPVTFHRAFDMTRDPIEALEAVIRTGAVRILTSGQQQTVNLGLPVLRQLAEASAGRIEIMAGAGVNAQNASQLIEAGVDALHLSGSQKEDSRMIFRQPSVSMATSIPDEYEYLEANEAKIKAVVRQV, translated from the coding sequence ATGCTTATTGAAGTATGCGCTTATTCGCTCGATTCATGCCTCACAGCGCAGCGAGCCGGAGCCGGACGTGTTGAATTATGCGGGGGCCTTGCCGAAGGAGGAACGACACCCAGCGCAGGCCTAATTCAACTGGTTCGCCAGCACCTGACCATTCCATTTTATGTGATGATTCGGCCACGCGGGGGCGATTTTTTTTATACCGAAACCGAACTGGCCGTTATGAAAGCTGATATTTTAATGGCCAAAACGTTGGAGGCTGATGGCGTAGTACTGGGTATTTTGCAGCCTGATGGCCAGGTAAATGAAGCCCAAACGCGAGAATTGGTCGAGTTGGCCCACCCCTTGCCCGTTACATTCCATCGTGCATTCGACATGACGCGTGATCCGATCGAAGCGCTGGAAGCTGTAATACGCACAGGTGCTGTTCGTATTCTCACCTCTGGCCAGCAGCAAACCGTAAACCTGGGCTTACCCGTCCTGCGCCAATTGGCCGAGGCCTCAGCAGGACGTATTGAGATTATGGCCGGAGCTGGTGTGAATGCCCAAAATGCCAGTCAATTAATAGAAGCGGGTGTCGATGCGTTGCACCTGAGTGGTAGTCAGAAAGAAGACAGCCGTATGATTTTCCGGCAACCGTCGGTATCAATGGCTACCAGTATTCCTGATGAGTATGAATATCTAGAAGCTAATGAGGCAAAAATAAAGGCCGTGGTGCGGCAGGTGTAA
- a CDS encoding fructosamine kinase family protein: MDFWGDEQFSFFENILFSVLGQSVDVIETQFLSGGDINTAAQVFSSAGVFFIKWNQFEDQSTEPPSMFESEAMGLDLLRPTNAFQIPQVIGHGRHLGKSYLILEYIDFGKPAKTYWETLGQKLAVLHSCTQPKFGLNFDNYIGSLPQTNKLTADGFDFFFEHRLLPQAGLALYKGLLSKQAYDALFRLRLRLPDLIPNERPALLHGDLWSGNVLINESGLPALIDPAVYYGFREAELAFTKLFAGFDARFYDAYDEAFPLQSGFNERVGIYNLYPLLVHVNLFGSGYVSGVERILKQF; the protein is encoded by the coding sequence ATGGATTTCTGGGGCGACGAGCAATTCTCCTTCTTTGAAAACATCTTGTTTTCTGTATTAGGTCAATCCGTTGATGTGATCGAAACCCAGTTTTTATCGGGCGGTGACATCAATACGGCGGCTCAGGTATTTTCGTCGGCAGGGGTATTCTTCATTAAATGGAATCAGTTCGAGGACCAGTCTACAGAACCGCCAAGCATGTTCGAGTCTGAAGCAATGGGGCTTGATTTGCTTCGCCCAACTAACGCATTTCAGATTCCGCAAGTGATTGGGCATGGACGTCACCTGGGCAAGTCTTATTTAATTCTGGAATACATTGACTTTGGGAAACCCGCCAAAACATACTGGGAAACATTAGGCCAGAAATTAGCGGTTTTACACTCCTGTACGCAACCTAAATTTGGTTTAAACTTCGATAACTACATTGGTTCTTTACCACAGACCAATAAGCTTACCGCAGATGGTTTTGATTTCTTTTTCGAACACCGGCTGCTACCTCAGGCCGGTTTAGCGCTGTACAAAGGTTTGCTATCGAAACAGGCCTATGATGCGTTGTTTCGCTTACGTCTACGCTTACCTGATTTGATTCCGAACGAACGTCCGGCGCTCCTACACGGCGATTTATGGTCGGGGAATGTACTGATTAATGAAAGCGGGCTTCCGGCACTGATTGACCCCGCCGTTTATTATGGATTCCGGGAAGCCGAACTCGCCTTTACTAAATTATTTGCTGGCTTTGATGCGCGATTCTATGATGCCTACGATGAAGCTTTCCCGCTTCAGAGTGGTTTTAATGAACGTGTTGGCATCTATAATCTATACCCACTACTCGTTCATGTGAATCTCTTTGGGTCAGGTTACGTTAGTGGCGTGGAACGAATACTGAAACAGTTTTAA